The stretch of DNA ACGCAATACGGCCGCGACAAAATGCTAATATATAGAgatttctattttttccaatagaaatgcataaaaatcacatttttaatacaaatatgaacataaattataaagtgttaTATCTTTTTAACTATTTCCAAGTTCAAAACTTTACATTTATctcatatttaagttgttatacaAATATcatagtacaaataattttaataagatttgTGCGATATTGTGATTTATTCACACCGCGACGACCGTATTTCACAACGCAACAGCCGTAACAGCCGAAATCGTGAAATTCTTGACGCGACCGCGACCGTGACCGCGAccgctatttaaaaccttgctaAATGTATCCTCCTCGCACAATTGTAGAGACTAATCCTCTCGAGGTAACGTTTTAGAAGATTTTAAATAGAGGGGAAAATATGAGATAAGATAATATAGGTGGTTTATATCGTGAGTACTCATTACTATTTTTCATTCAAACATTTAGAGGTTCACTATATCATAAATAATTTCTTCCTTTATTTAGTCTTCAATTCGTTTTCTTCGTATAATAGTTTCTTCCAATTATATATCTCAAATATAAAAATGGATCAAAACATATGCTACCGGACCAATTAATTAAGGTTCAGAGACCTGCAATTATTAGACACAGACAAAATAATTGAACCATAAGATGGAGATGATGCCAGACCATGGAAATGACATCTCTAGAATTTGTGTATGTGGCtgttttaacataaaaaaaaaaatgatacaaatTACCAAACTGATCATGATACaattaaattgaaatgaaattatGAGGTGATAACAGTGAGTGAAAGTTTTAAATGAACAATTTCGAATGAACACATGAATGATGCATCTTTTTGAGTTAGTAATCTTAATACCCTATAGACAAAATCGTCAATAAAAGTAAACAATCTTTAGATAGATCTCATTTACACCTATATCGGGATTCGTCTTCATATTAATTTGGTTCACTATCTCTTACCAGAACATCTTTAAAATTTCCGgtcttatatttatatacaagAAATTTGAGTTATCTTGATAGACAAAACTGTCACTAAAAGGCAAATTTACTTCGAAATAATAAAACGGTTACTTTGAGAAATAAGGTGTTCCGATAAAAGATATTAAACCGAAATACTTTGATAAAGAGTTCCGGTATAAATGAAAACGAGAGCAATATACAGATTTTTTACGTTTAGTGACAGTTTTATTTGTTACTATAAGTCAAAAATCTTGTATATAAATAAGTATACCGAAAATTCTAAAGAATGTGTTTCGGTAAGAAATAATGAACTGAATTACTTTGAAAATgggaaaaaaatgatttataggAGTAGAGGTATAATTGTTGGGGCgggaaaaaaaatttcgttggttggtttaaaaaataagagccataattgtttttataaattgTGGGCTCTGGTCGGGTAAGATAGAGCCATAACTATTTACAcctccttattttatttttgcagagGATTGAGCTTTGTTGAATGTGATTTTTCGCCTTCaatctttaattattttgaaaaatgaatttaaatatgaatttaattttgtcTATACAGTATCAGTTCAACAAAACTCtagtacataaaaaaaatgctattctatattttaactaaaaaactcttgttttatgtttttgacGAAAATATTTCAGAACTTTATTTTCggtgatttttttattgttttttgttcatAAATGaacattttaataatttttcttttgaaaatcaaACGCTTTCAAAGTGAGGACTGAGAATTTATTAGAAAATTCTAATGTATTAATAATTGTTTCACTATTTACACCTATAAACTCGTGCATgtttataaagataaagaatatatatgtgtaaaaaaacaAGATAAAAGATTAATCTATGCAcgtttataaatataaatgaccAGTTAAAAAAAACGTGGAGTGGAGGGGAaagagaatttttatttttggcccAGTCCAACGAAAGAAAGTATATACAATTTAGGGATTTAGATTAGTTATAGcacttattgtaaaaaaaaaaattagttatagCACTAAATTGTCTCTATTTTCATGCAGAAAACAATCTTGACTgttttgacccaaaaaaaaaaaaaatatatcttggcTGTTAATCCCGAATTTAGACGGTTTAATTTaataacaaaatcaattttaaacaatcttaacaattaatttaaaataggaCACTGAGATTGGAAACTGCGTCACATGGTTAGTGCATACTATTTTTGCTACGCCTTATCTTACCATAGGAACCATCTTGTTTTGATTGCTTAGATCAATGTAGAACTTCGATTCGAACTTGAGATTCCTCTTTTATTCACATCAAATGatgaatttctagccactaaactacttgacacaAAGAAAAAGAACTTCAATTACCTTAAAAGAGTAATcattctctaaaaaaaaaactataaatagaaaTTCTAGTAAGAAGAGAATCAAAATGCATGATTATATATTCATGAAGTTTTCTTCCATATGTACATTATAAACAAGCACACCACCACTCACTAACTTAAAGGAATATACTTCAAAATGGTGTGCTTCTATATCTAAGCACTTTTCCTATGCAGTGGAATCATTAACTTTGGCTTTCAAAATGCTGCACTGTCAAAAGATTATTATGCAGTGGAATCATCAACAAAAGCAGGTGCATTTTGACTTGTTTCATAACTAATATAAACTTCACCAACTGCTGAATCTGAATCCAAGAATGAATTATAATTAGCCTTAACCTCTTGATCAGTTTCAAATGCAAACCCTGCATTGCTGTTTTCAGTCTTAAAATGTGCATTTGAAGATGTTAAACCTTCAAAATATGTCTGATTAGTAGCTTCAGGGAAACTATAATCATCTTCATGAGGTGATGCTAGTAAGTTATATTGCATAGTCACTTCAGGGGAACCACATACCTTATAAGCCAAAACAAACATGAACCAAGAATCAATTCTCTATTTGTTGTACTTTGAAAACGGATTTCTCTAACATGAATGACTACACCAAGTTTTGCACGGTGCACAAGTCataaataacaaacaaaattcaccgttggattgaaagtttgtatcatatagatcatttatacatattttaaaagaaattaaaaattatttgatatgttattgagactaatcaaaattaacagtattcgacaaaaaattcataaaccgttaattttgatgagactcaataacatatcaaatgattttcgatctctttaaaaaaaatatatggatgTGCACCGTAAAAGACTTGGTGAAGTATTTTACCATAGATTTCGCCTTGTTGCAAGGTCATGTCTAACATGAAAGAGTGGTTCAAGTAGTGGATGATGCAGaaatcatgaataacattataacgaatacgaattttacaaaatttaccgttggattgaaactttatatcatataaattatttgatatgttattgagatctaTCAAGATTGActgtattcaataaaaactcataaatcgTTAACCGTTAATATAGATCGATCATCCATAAATTATATAGCAATAATGTATTTGCTCACATTTGGAGTTAAATCCGCTATGCTTTCTAACTCAGCTCCCGCAGCAACGTGGTTACTTGCTCCTTCATCATACATCAATTCATCTCTTACTACTTCAGTTTTCTCCATCAATCGacacaaaacaaaatttctCTGCAAAAGAGTAAAGAAATTATCAACATTGGTTCGTCACATATTGTGCCACATAAGAAGACAAAAAGAAACTACACTCCAAAATTGTAGTCTAAAAAAGTCTTTAAGTTTCTCACTTATTGCATCGTTATCTTTTCAGTTAATTTCCTCTAACATGtgttttttcatcaaaatattcaTCATGAAGGAAGTCAACGTTAACGGTCACAATGCAATAACGTAACTGGAAAGGTAACGTCGCAAGAAGTTTTTATAATGAAAGATAACCAAAAGGATAACAATGCAACAAGTTAGAAACTTAAAGATCTATTTATCatctaaaaaacttaaaaacttatgttgcctaaaaaacttaaaaacctaattgttataaatatgaaatttaaagGACCTCTACATACATTTgaactatttaatttaatatataggATCTCTTCAGGATTACTCACATTCTTTGTAAAAGTCTTAGTTACACTTACACGAGAGTCTTCCTATCAAATATGAATCTaccaatattaaaaatttataacgCTAATTAGTTAAGGGACTAATATGaaacaagtaaataaattaaaagaccaatttataacattaattaattaagaaggAAACCTATAATTAAAGATAGAGAAGTATACTAACATTATTAAACAAACCGTATACCTTGTTATCAGGAACGTTAATCGCATGATATTGGTGGATGATCCAGTTAGTCTTTTCAATATGAGAACCATAATGtttgtaaaaaacaaaaatcttttttgTGCCAATAACATTGTTGGTTCCTTTGATCTTGATTTCA from Trifolium pratense cultivar HEN17-A07 linkage group LG5, ARS_RC_1.1, whole genome shotgun sequence encodes:
- the LOC123886417 gene encoding protein CUP-SHAPED COTYLEDON 1-like, translating into MPIGYRFHPTEEELVGHYLEHKLAGNDSIVSNITEVNLNSIEPWELPVMLALSKTTSDDSEWYFFTTDDLKYKTSTRCIRTTNAGYWKKTGITREIKIKGTNNVIGTKKIFVFYKHYGSHIEKTNWIIHQYHAINVPDNKRNFVLCRLMEKTEVVRDELMYDEGASNHVAAGAELESIADLTPNVCGSPEVTMQYNLLASPHEDDYSFPEATNQTYFEGLTSSNAHFKTENSNAGFAFETDQEVKANYNSFLDSDSAVGEVYISYETSQNAPAFVDDSTA